From one Lolium rigidum isolate FL_2022 chromosome 4, APGP_CSIRO_Lrig_0.1, whole genome shotgun sequence genomic stretch:
- the LOC124707270 gene encoding ER lumen protein-retaining receptor-like, protein MNLFRLAGDMTHLVSVVVLLLKIHTIKSCAGVSLKTQELYALVFAARYLDLFVHFVSLYNTVMKLVFLASSFTIVWYMRRHKIVRRTYDKEHDTFRHHFIVLPCLVLGLLLNEKFTFREVMWAFSIYLEAVAILPQLVLLQRTRNIDNLTAQYVFFLGAYRVLYIFNWIYRYFTEPHFVHWISWIAGIVQTLLYGDFFYYYILSWKNNVKLELPA, encoded by the exons ATGAATCTGTTCCGGCTTGCCGGGGACATGACCCACCTCGTCAGCGTGGTGGTGCTACTCCTCAAGATCCACACCATCAAGTCATGCGCAG GCGTATCTCTGAAGACGCAGGAGCTATATGCACTTGTGTTTGCAGCTCGTTACTTGGACTTGTTTGTTCATTTTGTATCTTTATATAACACTGTCATGAAGCTGGTCTTCCTGGCAAGCTCTTTCACAATAGTTTGGTACATGAGAAGGCACAAGATTGTGCGTAGAACTTATGACAAGGAGCATGACACCTTTCGTCATCATTTCATAGTGCTTCCATGTTTGGTTCTGGGTCTCCTCCTCAATGAAAAGTTTACTTTTAGAGAG GTGATGTGGGCATTCTCCATTTATTTGGAAGCTGTAGCAATTCTGCCACAACTTGTGCTGCTACAGCGCACGAGGAATATTGACAACTTGACTGCCCAATATGTCTTCTTTCTGGG TGCCTACCGCGTACTTTATATCTTTAACTGGATTTACCGATACTTCACTGAGCCCCATTTTGTTCACTGGATAA GCTGGATTGCGGGTATCGTTCAGACTCTGTTGTATGGTGATTTTTTCTACTATTACATACTAAG CTGGAAGAACAATGTGAAGCTAGAGCTACCAGCCTGA